AACGATGCTGAACTTGAATTAAAACAAGCTATTTCCCTTGACGAGGGGGGATATATTAAAGAAGATGCAAAAAAAGAGCTTGAAGAATTAAAAAAACTTATGAAATAAGCTACAGTATTTAAGAAAAATAAATAAATTTTAAATTTTAAGGAGGGATGAATCTATGGCAAGAATATTAATAGCAAGCGATGCTTTTTGGGGGCATACAGGTTATGCTGTTCAATCAAGATATATTATGGAAGGCCTAAAAAGCAGATCCCATAATGTAGCTTTTTTTGCTTATTGGGGTTTATATGGAGGTATTGTTAATGTTAATGGAATTACCGTTTATCCTTCTTCAGGAACTACCGGAACAGATGTAATTGGCGGACATGTAATGCATTTTAGAGCGGATTTAATTATAACCCTTCAAGATTTACATGCTTTGGGGATTGAATACAAAAGAAATGCTGGAGTTCCTTGGATTGCTTATGCTCCAGTTGACCATGAGCCTTGTCCTCAAAAAGTAGCAGATATATCTAAAACAGTTGATGTTGTTGTTCCAATGAGTAAAAACGGTCAAAAAACATTGAATGAAAAAGGAGTTAAAACTGTTGAAGCAATCCCCCATTGTGTTGACACGAAAGTTTTTAGAAAAAAATCTCAAATAGAGGCTAGAAAAGCTAGAAGACTTCCAGAATCAGGAACTATTATCGGAATAGTCGCTATGAATAAATCATATCCCAGCAGAAAAAATTTTGCTGAAATGTTTTTATCTTTTAAAGAATATCTTTCTATTGACCCTACTGCTAAACTCCTTGTGCATACAATTCCAGTTATGCCCGGAGGAATTGATTTGTACGCATTAGCTAATGATTGTGGAATTAACAATAATCAAATTATTTACACGCATATATACGAATGTTTTTTAGGTATTCCTCCGGAAGAAATGGCGAATTTCTATAATGCAATCGATGTTCTTTTAATGACTACGTCAGGAGAAGGTTTTGGAATTCCTTCAATAGAAGCCCAAGCCTGCGGAACTCCTGTTATTGTTACTGATTTTACCGCTATGCCTGAATTTTGTTATTTTGGACAAGCTGTGCCGGTTCATCATAAATGGTATTCACGCCAATTAGCATGGCAGGCATTGCCTGATCCAAAAAAAGTCGCTGAATCTATAGATTATTTAGTTAAATTTAAAAATCAATCCCCTGGTAAGTATGAAGAAGAAATGAAAAAGGGCATTGAAAAAATAGAACAAAACCATTCAACCGAATTATTTGTTAATTCATGGATGTCTGTAATAGAAGAATGCCTTAAAAAATAATTACGAATGTAAATTATAAGGAAAAATATAAAATGGATCTGTCTTATTGCAGTCAAACCCAAAATTTTAGCGATTTTGAAGAACTTAAAAGTTTTCCTATAAAATGTGTTTTATCTTTTGAATATCTAATTAATTACTTAGAAAATTACATAGAAGGCGCTAATAGTATTATAGCTTCTCAGATAAAAGGGCTTATCAATCAATTCAAATCAATTGAAGACTTAAACGGAGAGATTAAAGATTTATCTGTTTTAGATAAGCATCAGGATATGATTAAAGATATGATGAGTACTATCTTTCCTCCTTTTTTATGGGAAACAGAATATATCGTTTCAGTTGTTCCTTTTAGCTTCCAAGTTATATCTATTTCGCCTAAATTTGAAAATTTGCTAATAAATAGCAGGGGCATCAGAACAGATGCAAATAATCTTAATATAAAAACGTTTTCACCTAAATTTGAAGATTTGTTAATAAATAGCAAAAATATTAAAACGGATGTAAATGTTAACGTAAAAACATTATATGCATATTCGCATATTCTTTCGCATTTTTATGGAATGGACGTACGAAATGTTATTCCATCGACTTTTAGATTAAATGACCCAAA
This Desulfobacterales bacterium DNA region includes the following protein-coding sequences:
- a CDS encoding glycosyltransferase family 4 protein, which translates into the protein MARILIASDAFWGHTGYAVQSRYIMEGLKSRSHNVAFFAYWGLYGGIVNVNGITVYPSSGTTGTDVIGGHVMHFRADLIITLQDLHALGIEYKRNAGVPWIAYAPVDHEPCPQKVADISKTVDVVVPMSKNGQKTLNEKGVKTVEAIPHCVDTKVFRKKSQIEARKARRLPESGTIIGIVAMNKSYPSRKNFAEMFLSFKEYLSIDPTAKLLVHTIPVMPGGIDLYALANDCGINNNQIIYTHIYECFLGIPPEEMANFYNAIDVLLMTTSGEGFGIPSIEAQACGTPVIVTDFTAMPEFCYFGQAVPVHHKWYSRQLAWQALPDPKKVAESIDYLVKFKNQSPGKYEEEMKKGIEKIEQNHSTELFVNSWMSVIEECLKK